The Macaca nemestrina isolate mMacNem1 chromosome 1, mMacNem.hap1, whole genome shotgun sequence genome contains the following window.
GATTTCTGCCACTGTACCCCTCTCCAGACCACAGCAGAATCTACCAAGTAAACATCTGGGTTAATACCTGGGACCTCCAGGACCTACTGTGGGGCCTGGGCTGTGTTTCTTCTGATCAGTCAGTGCCCTCCACTACATTCTCAAACACCACACAAAGCCCCACCCACTGCCCCCCCtccacacacgcatgcatgcacacaagcAAGCAgaatcacacatacacactcacaccatacacaaagcCACATTCTCATGTGACACAGTCATACTCACATACCAGACACACTCACATTCTCATACCACACACAACAGCCACACaactacacaccacacacctacacaccacacacaaccatACATtatcacaccacacacacactacacacacatttAGCCACATGCCACAGCCACACACATAGTTACATATATGTCTACACACATatacccacacaccacacacaagcacacactcaCATACCAAGTACACACAAAGataaacacagacacagacacacaaaccaCACTCCCCACACTCCACCCCAAAACTAAACACATAAGAGTGCCCAGTATAGGCCTTGATTTGTGCAAACATCAGTAAATGTGTGCTAAGCCTCACAGACTCCTTTAGGTTCCTACAGCCAAGGACAGGGAAAGAGTTGGGGTGAAAAGTACCTCTGATGAGAGTGATAGCATTTCCTCGAGGCCTTGAAGAAATAACGACATTTCAGCAGAGTGGGCTGATGAACAGAGTGACATGAACAAAGGGATGAGGGAGGGAAGCACAAACTATCACAGGACACTGATGATAGAAAATGAAAGACTGATAATTCCTTCAAGTCTGCAagtatttctggaaaaaaacacagaatgaaGAGAGGTACTGACTACATTTAGGGCTGGATTACAACTGTGACACATACTAACTCTACTACTCTCTGCAAATTATTCAACCACTCTGAGCTTAAACTCCCTCATCACTAAAATTGTGATACCTACCCACACTACAAGACTTTGTGTTAGAAAAAAATGCCTGTAATACTCAGCAGAGTGTGTGACACATGCTGTCAATCAGCAAATAGCAGCTGCTGTTACAACTGTTGAAGACATTATATCCAGGCCCTGTGAAGAACACAAGAAAAAGATCTTTTAAACGATCTCATTAAGAAAAaacttttaacttaaaaatagcATAAAACTGTATATAACCTTCTAAAATGTGAAATACAGACAGACCCTCAACTCTTTAAGAACCAGAGATTGacaagctttttctgtaaagggccagataatatttagtaaatatttatggcCATGGGATATGTATGGCCATGGGATATTTATGGCCATGTAACTATTCAATTCTGCCACTGTATCACGAATCAttaaagcagccatagataagaCATAAaggagtgtggctgtgttccaataaaactttatttaaaacagGAAGTGAGCTGTAATTTACCAATCCCTGTTAGTGCTCCTTGAAGAATTTAGAtaatcaatatgaaaaataattgacTTGCTTTACTTCCAAAAACGCAAGTAAACATGAGAAACTATTCCGTGATACTTAGACACTGTTTCCTGaccatcctttaaaaaatttaagtcaCTCCCACACTCCCAGTCCCCCTGCCCCATAGCATATCTTACCTtctgacattttctttatgccAATTATTTATTGTCTGCTTCCCTAAAACATAAGTTCCATGAGAGCTGgtgtctttgtgtttttttggggggtgtttttttttttttttcaatttaccAATGTAACCAAAACTCCTAGAGTAGTGGCAGCCATACACAGTAGATCCTtcataagtatttgttgaatgagctGAATAAAACACCAGCTCTGTCTTCAGAACCCAATTCATGGTTACTTGTGTCTATTCTCACCCACTTTTCCTCAGCAATCTCCTGATTCCTGCCTTTCTCCTTTATGCACTCACAGAATCTTGTGCTTGCCTTATAGTGGTTTGCAATTACTTACTTACATGTCTGTTTCTACTAGCAGTTTATAAGCAACTTGAGGAAAGGGACTGGGTCATATTAGTAATCTCCTTCTGCAGCATAAAGCTGGGTGCTCAAATGTCTTTGAATGTATAAGTGACAGAATGTGATCTTAATTTATGCCACcatcccatcccccaccccctgccctgctCCCATCTGACCCACGGCTACAGTATCTCTATGCTATGAGCTATTTGGCCTCCATTCCAAAATTGCTATTCTGAGAACCTATAATTTACCAAGCTCCAGCTCTACCCAGGGCTGGATGCTAGGTCAATGTAAGAGCAAAAGGATTTAGGATTATGATTACCACTCACAGTTTGTGATACAGTGTAGTGACACAGACCATGAACTGCAGAAATTGTCTTACAATGCAGAAGGTTAAGTTCAGGGGACAGGGGCAGGAAGTGGGCCTTAGTCACCTTTGTACCCACTCCTCAGTGTCTAACACAGCACTGGcacattattaacatttttcaaaGCTCATATCAAGTGCTAAGCTGTGAACTAAGCACCATACATGAATCATCTAATTTCACTTCACATCAtccttattttagagatgagaaagctgaggctcagagaaattaagtaccTTGACCAAGGGCCCACAgcaagtaagtggcagaactggggcCTATGCCCATCACTTCAAAGCCAGTGCTTTTAACCATTATACCAGTactgaaggagaaaaggagagaagacgggaaggaaggaaataaataaaaacagtaccGCTGAAGTTCACATGACACAGGTGTATCTCCCTGATGAGATCAGGGTTGAGCAGTTTCATGGAAGAGTAGGTATTTGATCTAAGACTTGCAGGATGGGTAAGACTGGGACGCACAGAGATAGAAAGCCAATTACCTACTGAGACGAGAATGAAGCTGAAGTACAGAGGCACTGTCACATCACACTGCAGAGATTTTGGGGGAAAAGAGGTCTATTGGGCTTTGTCTTCCCGGGGGCTCAGCTGCCCAGGGAGAAGCATAGGTGGAAGGGGCTGAGAAGTGGAGAAGGGGCCAGGTCTAAGAAGTAAGAGCCAAGAAGATGGGGCTAGTGATCACAGATGATGACGGTGAAGGGGCTAGGTTAAAGGGAAGGAGCTAAGCCATAGTGCGGTATGGAGGGCCAAAGTTACAGGTCTTTGGGGCCAAGTCAAGGGCTgcggggaggaaggggagagaggagtTGTGAAAGACCAAGGGCAAAGTGTTGACGAACAGGGTAATTGTACAGGGAAGCTAGATAACGGGTCAAAGATAGAGGAGGACCAAGGAAGCCAGAGGGTAGCAGGAGCTGGTCAGGGAAGAGGGAGCAAAGACTGCCAGAAGTGTCATAGGGCCAGGGCCCAAGAGGCTGGGTTGTGTGTTGTGGGGCGGGGAGAAGCCAATGGCGGAGGCCCAAGGGGACAAGGGCTGGTTTCAGAGATTGCCGGCGGGCTTGGGGCCGGAGgggtgggagaggaggaagggctgATTCTAAACGTATGGTCAGTGGCAAGAGTGCCGTATACTCAAACCCAACAGAAGGGCCGGGGAATAGGGTGGGGACAGCCACCTGGCTGCGTCGTCCGGGGACCAGGGCGGAGGGTCGGGGCGGAGGGACCACAAGGCCCCTTGGCTTCCCACTCGGTCCAGGGAGCAAAGCAGCAGCCTCCAACTTCTCGGTGAGAGTGAAGTGGCCGTGTACAGAGTTTCCCGCGAAGTCGTGTCCGCCTCCCCCCGCGACCTCGGGCCCAACCCGGACCCACCTCACTCCCGCTGCTCGGTCAGGGACAGCACCGCCTCCGTAGGCAAGGGAAGGCGCTGGGGCCGGAGCCGGAACCCAGGAAGGATCCTCCCTACTACTCCAGGATTGGTTTCTTAAGATAATCCTTTATTTCCATTGGCTACTATAACTGCCACAACGCAAGCGACCTAGCGGGACCGCCAATAAGCTTTGACCTCCGGCGTGGCATGCTGGGAGTTGTAGTCCTAAGGAAGCGCGTAGACTCGGAGAAAACTTGCGAAGTTTAGAACGCAGCTGAAGAGATTGGGTTCTGTCCTAAGGTGGGATTTCTTTCCGTGCTCGCGCGTTCAACCCCAAGTCTCAGGGCCACTCGTCTGGGAAGTTGTAGAATCTGTATAGCTAACCTACACAACCTCCAAGGGGGCACGTACTCAGAGTTCCTTCTTTACTTTGAGTTGGTAACCCTTGACCGTCCTGTAGACATCCAACGAAGCCAAGAGTATGGCACCGCACTCAAGGTTTAATAACTTAAAATCAAAGGAGGGTAGAGCTGGAAGGgagtttaaagataaaataacccATTCTCCTTATCGGAGAAGCGAAAAGTACCCGTCCAAGGAGCAACCTCTAGGTCTGCCAGCGTCCCTAAGTAGGGATTTTCCCGGGTTCTGCATGCATCCCTAATTAAGCCTGACACTTATTCATCAATCCAGACACAACAAGATCACCAAAGTATCCAGGACTATGtcatttttttcaggttttatttttttaaataataaaaggctAATGGAATACGTAGACTAACTGCAGGCTTCTCATAGCTGCACAATGTTTCAGTGCACAGAACAAGGAGCATTGCCTTCAGAGCTAGATAAATCAAGTATAAAACCCCGCTCTACCACCTAGCCATTTGGAGTACCAACTTCCTCCCCCATAAAATCCCTGGCAGAATTACTGTAaggatattttatatacatacatatatactcatgcatgtgtatgtgtgtatacatatacacatacatatatatgtatatatgttgtatataGTTGTAAGGTTATATGTACGTATAATACATATATTGAggttatttcttgatgacatTAACATTCAAATCAGTAGActgatatgtatatacatatacatgtataatacacatacgtatgtgtatatacatatacacatatacacattaatatatacatgtgtatatacatgcatacatgtgaatatgtatacatacatatgtgtatctgtgcatacatatacacatgcatacatgttacatatatacatatgcacctatataatagatatgtatatatccacatacatatatacatgtgtatatgtatgtatgtaagtatTCTGCCTCCACAAGCTGACAATGTGAGTTAGTTTTAAGACTGGGATATTCAGGAACGCATGTTTGGAACTGAATGTGGGTGAGTGAAATATGTGTACCTGATGAACactatttgtttataaattgataaaataaaatactagagAGCAGACTCGGGAATAAAACTATGGCTTTAGTGTGAATGGTGGCTAAACCTTGCCTTGGGGGACTCAAAGCTCTTTGAAAACCAATCTCTTACCTTCCCCACAACTCTTCATTCGCAATGAAAATAACAGCATACCAAAACACAAAtaccaaacttttattttaaaactgtagaAAAGCAAACAATTCCACTGAGTCACTGTGATAGTTAATCTTATGTACCAACTTAACTGGGTCACAAGATGCCCAgttatttggtcaaacattattctgagtgtTCCTGTGAGGGTGTTTCTCAATGACATTAACATtcaaatcagtagactgagtaatgCAGACTGTCCTCCcaaatgtgggtgggcctcatggAATCAGttaaaggcctgaatagaacaaaagagcTAACTCTGCCCTGACTAAGAGAATTCTTCCTGCCTAATAGCCTTTGGACAGGGCCATCAGCTTTTTTTCCCTGCCTTCAGACTTGAATTAAACATCAGCTCTTCCTTGGTGTCAAGCCTGCTGCCATCAGACTGGAActaaaccatcagctctcatgggACTCCATCTTGCTGACTTACCCTGCAGATCTTGGGATTTAACcacctccataatcatgtgagccaattccttataataaccACTGCCCCCCTGCCCCAATAtatattgattctgtttctctggaaaaccttgactaatacaggaACTAACAGAGAACTTCTGACAAACAGAAAGATACAGTTTCTGTTGGATAGAACTCTGTATTCATCTGCAAACTGATAACCAACATCTCCACAATTAGGCCACAGATCTCATTATGTGGTGTGACTTAAAAGTGACTAGGCTTCTGCAATACGCACCCAAAAATCAAGGTCATTATTCCATCCTCACACCTAGTCTACCAGCTTCCTATTTGAAGTCAATACTCTCCAACCTAAGAGGCTGTTTGCTACACAGTCAAGTATTCCAGTACAATGGTCTTGTGGGGAAAAAGAAAGCTTCTACGTTGGTGGTTAAAACTGCCACTTTTTCTAGTTGGGCCTCTCTGAATCTCAGAAAGGGCTGGCACAACAGATTGATTCATAAGACAGTCACAACAGACTCAACAGACTGAGCCTCTGAAGGTCTGGGCCAAAGTCAGAGGGCAATACACAGCTGAGCTCTCTGCAGCTGTGCTTCCCAGTAACCTGATTGCTCCTGAGGCTTTTCAGGATTATAGCAACTGTGTTTAAAGTCCCTGTACCTAGTTATCATCAACAGGCAGATTAGCTTTTGAAAGCATGTACATTAGCTCTGGATATCACCAAACTACGTTATAAACAGCATTAAGAGAGTAGAAAAGGATGTGTTTTACTCCTCCCCCAACTCATTCctgaagaaagagggaaagagtgagtggtCTAAAACATGCTTGCTTTTAGAAAGCTGACTTTGGGGGCCAGAGGccagaaatgagagagagaaagagagaaaagcagcCCTTGATGGGATAAGAAGTCAGGGACTGGGGGCCATAACTTCTTGACTAAAGCTTGAGGGCAGGATGAGGCAGAGAAAGTGTCTTCTAAATAACCCCTGGAGTAGAGAACTCTTTCCCCTGAACCTGTGCTATATCTTGGTAACACATATTCAACATCTCCACCTACACCTAAACTGATTGGTTTCCAGGAATCCTCCCTTCAGGTCACTGGAAACTTCAATTCCTTAGAAGAAAGGCAAGCTTCAGAACTGAGTTCTGGGAGAAAAGTGGTACAAATAGAAACCACAAAAGGGTCTGGATTGGGTTAAGGAGAAGAGACGTTCCAGAATCATGGGGTTGGACCAGGCGACTGAAGTCCAGGGTGCTGGGCTGGATGGTGATGGGAGCAGGTAATGTGGCATATCCCTAAAAAGAAGGAACCTTGAGCCCCTGAAGGGCTGGGCCAAGGTCAGAGGGCAAGGACAGgattatatcctttggctctGGGCCCTTCGGGGGTAGTAAGGAAGAGTTCACCTTCAGGGACACATCTCCATTAGCATGGCCTTTCCCTTCTGGCTTGGGGACAGTTGATTCCTCTGATTTGTGTAGTTCTGAACAAATGACTAGAGGTGCCGTGTTTTTTCCTCCATCGTGAAGGCAAGGTTCAAAGAAAGGGCGAAGGGGGCCAGAGAAACTGTGGGTGAAAGTAAAGATGTGGGACTTGTTGGTCACATTATAGAAAGAGATGACTCCTGCTTCATAGTCCAGGAAAATCCCCACACACCGTGGAGGCTCTTTAAGGCGGAAGGAGGTCTGCGGTGATGTGAGAGCTTCATACTCATTCCCACGACTCTGTCGCAGAAGCCAGTGTCCGTTGGCAGGTGAGGCAGTAACCTTCCCCTTCCTGCTCACTGACTCACTACATACCCCAAGAATCCATTTGGTCTTGTCTCCCACATACACCTCCCAGTAGTGGCAGCCAGTTGTGAAGTACTCAGAGCCTAGGATGCTGACGACGAAATCAAATCTCTGGGGGTTGTCAGGTACAGGCTGCCTTCTGTCTCCAAGCCGTACACATCTTTGGTCATcagaaaggatgagtttgggaTGTGCTGTTTCTGggtccagggtcactgccactgcaaAGAGACATAGACAGGTGAGGCTTGGAAGCCTAGGTCTTAAGAGATGTGGGGATAgctttggagggaaaaaaaatatttaggtcTGCCATCACTGTCATTAGCCCATTTTAGTTCACGGAGTCCCGCCCCCACCATGTGTACTGGAatcaaataattttctctttcaaagAACAGGTCTCCTGGTCGATTACTAGGTAATAGAAGAAAAAGTTCTTCTTCATCTGTCTGTGAAGCTGCCTTAATCCTTAGGAAATAACTACCTGCTGTGAGTTAAGTGTGTCCCTCagaagttcatgtgttggaaccTTAATCCCTCATTGCTGCAGTGTTCAGAGGTAGGgcttagtgggaggtgtttgggtcccTCACAAAGGGATTAATACAGTTTTCACAAGGCTGGGTTTATTTCTCTGGAGAGTGGGTTGTGATAAAGCAGATCAGGCACTTTGTCTCCTCTCTGCTTTTGCAGGCACTCACTGCCCTTCTGTTTTTCCAGAAGCAGCTATCACCATACTATGAAGTAGCACAAGGCCTTCACCAGATGCAGTCACCCAATCTTGGACCATCCAGCCCCGAGAACCATaggctaaataaacctctttcctaggtaaattagccagtctcaagtattctgttacagcaacagaaaatagaGTAAGACACTACCTTTGTCTTTGATGTTCCAAAAGAATCAAATGTGTGATGATAAATATAGGGTTTGATGTTAGGTCCTATAGCCACATAGCatatttgaatcccagctctgccacatgctagttatgtgaccttgggcttGTTATTCAtctctgaaccttagtttcctcatctgtaaaatggaaatagtaacAGAACCTGTGTTTAGAGCTATTGCGCAGACTTGATGAACTAATGAGATAGTGCCTCATTCCTACAGTGAGTACATGATGTTCATTTTGTCACTTAAAATTATTACTTATAAttatctgctttatttttattttattttattttattttattttattttattttaggcagggtctcactatgttgcccaggatggaatgcagtagGTATTCATGGGCATGCAGTCATAACACACTACAGcattgaattcctggcctcaggtgaacctcccactgcagcctcccaaataggtaggactaaattattatttttaaatgttaatatagaGAGAAGGATTCTTCCTTAAAATTGTGGATTATGAGTGTCACAGTGAGTCTCCTTCCTTCCCGAAATACAGCAAACAGGCTCTTTTTGGAGAGTTAAGTCCATACGCAGTTGAGGTGGTGGCAATA
Protein-coding sequences here:
- the ERMA gene encoding erythroid membrane-associated protein isoform X3, encoding MEMASSAGSWLSGCLIPLLFLRLSVHVSGRAGDASKFHVALLGGTAELLCPLSLWPGTVPKEVRWLRSPFPQRSQVVHMYRDGKDQDEDVMPEYKGRTVLVRDAQEGSVTLQILDVRLEDQGSYRCMIQVGNLSKEDTVILQVAAPSVGSLSPSAVALAVILPVLVLLIIACLCLIWNQRRSKEKLLYEHVTEVDNLLSEHAKEKGKLHKALKKLRSELKLKRAAANSGWRRARLHFVAVTLDPETAHPKLILSDDQRCVRLGDRRQPVPDNPQRFDFVVSILGSEYFTTGCHYWEVYVGDKTKWILGVCSESVSRKGKVTASPANGHWLLRQSRGNEYEALTSPQTSFRLKEPPRCVGIFLDYEAGVISFYNVTNKSHIFTFTHSFSGPLRPFFEPCLHDGGKNTAPLVICSELHKSEESTVPKPEGKGHANGDVSLKVNSSLLPPKGPEPKDIILSLPSDLGPALQGLKVPSF